A region of Thermobifida halotolerans DNA encodes the following proteins:
- a CDS encoding monovalent cation/H+ antiporter complex subunit F: MTVLDYAYVATFTMLGVGVLLVLYRLVRGPSVLDRIVCLNAVSVLVVSAITVEAAVRGDTAYIGLMVTVALLGFVGTLTAARFAERRAHDRG, translated from the coding sequence TTGACCGTCTTGGACTACGCCTACGTCGCGACCTTCACCATGCTCGGAGTGGGGGTGTTGCTCGTGCTCTACCGGCTGGTGCGGGGGCCGTCGGTGCTGGACCGCATCGTCTGCCTGAACGCGGTCTCGGTGCTGGTGGTCAGCGCCATCACGGTGGAGGCCGCGGTGCGCGGCGACACCGCCTACATCGGGCTGATGGTGACGGTCGCGCTGCTGGGGTTCGTCGGCACGCTGACGGCCGCCCGATTCGCGGAGAGGCGCGCCCATGACCGCGGCTGA
- a CDS encoding Na+/H+ antiporter subunit E — protein sequence MTGSPGTGSNVVPAGRPWQYRLSGRLPTVAWLTVMWVVLWGDPSPGTVLAGVAVASLCYSAARLPHIPVRLGFRPLPALRLAARVGYDLVFSSVRVAFHGLWRPGRTHGAIVAVPMRTDSDFLLAMLSALLSMVTGTLVIELNRNRGVVYVHGLPVNDTDAVAGLRAQVRRTEELLVHAFGTAEDLEMFRRLARLPAEEEAGTAAARRAAQREADDERTRREQG from the coding sequence ATGACCGGGAGTCCGGGGACGGGTTCCAACGTGGTCCCCGCGGGGCGGCCGTGGCAGTACCGGCTGTCCGGACGGCTGCCCACGGTGGCCTGGCTGACCGTGATGTGGGTGGTGCTGTGGGGCGACCCCAGCCCCGGAACGGTCCTCGCGGGGGTGGCCGTGGCGTCGCTGTGCTACTCGGCGGCCAGACTGCCGCACATCCCCGTCCGGCTGGGATTCCGTCCGCTGCCCGCGCTGCGGCTGGCGGCCCGCGTCGGCTACGACCTGGTCTTCTCCAGCGTCCGGGTGGCCTTCCACGGACTGTGGCGGCCCGGACGTACCCACGGCGCCATCGTCGCGGTCCCCATGCGCACCGACTCCGACTTCCTGCTGGCGATGCTCAGCGCGCTGCTGTCCATGGTGACGGGGACCCTGGTGATCGAGCTCAACCGCAACCGGGGGGTGGTCTACGTGCACGGACTGCCCGTCAACGACACGGACGCGGTCGCCGGACTGCGCGCACAGGTGCGCCGCACCGAGGAGCTGCTGGTCCACGCCTTCGGCACGGCGGAGGACCTGGAGATGTTCCGGCGGCTCGCGCGGCTGCCCGCCGAGGAGGAGGCCGGGACGGCCGCGGCGCGCCGGGCGGCGCAGCGGGAGGCCGACGACGAACGGACGCGGAGGGAACAGGGTTGA
- a CDS encoding Na+/H+ antiporter subunit D has product MNVLLAVPLLVPLSGAAVTLLLRRNPRSQRITSTVTLAAAVVAAALLLRRTHDGTVVTTQAGAWEAPLGITLVADPVSALLLLVSSVVLLIVLLYAIGQDIGGLSRATPQVFHPVYLVLTAGVNLSFVSGDLFNLFVGFEVMLTASYALITQAPTRARVRASMVYTTVSLTSSILFLTGIALVYALTGTVNMADVAEKLGAAPPALRMVLALLFLVVFGIKAAIVPMHFWLPDSYPVALTRISAIFAALLTKVAVYAIIRTQTLLFARDDTSAVLMAVAVVTMVVGILGALVQSDINRIMSFALVSHIGFMVFGLALNTVAGLAGAVVYLVHHIVVQATLFLVNGLIRQYVGHTSLTDIRGLTAVSPALAVFFFLPALSLAGLPPMSGFVAKVALFEAGVATGGALAWAGVAAGVLTSLLTLIAVVRVWTRAFWGTPRPDMLEAREQLRTGSNRGGLRIMTATTGAMVAVGLAVALMAGPLTRVGLTAAEGLLDGDAYVAAVLGEGAR; this is encoded by the coding sequence GTGAACGTCCTCCTCGCCGTGCCCCTGCTCGTGCCGCTGAGCGGGGCGGCGGTCACGCTGCTGCTGCGCCGCAACCCCCGCTCCCAGCGGATCACCAGCACGGTGACACTGGCCGCCGCCGTGGTCGCCGCCGCCCTGCTGCTGCGGCGCACCCACGACGGAACCGTCGTGACCACCCAGGCCGGAGCCTGGGAGGCCCCGCTGGGCATCACCCTGGTCGCCGACCCCGTGTCCGCGCTGCTGCTCCTGGTGTCCTCGGTGGTGCTGCTGATCGTGCTGCTGTACGCGATCGGCCAGGACATCGGCGGACTGAGCCGCGCCACTCCCCAGGTGTTCCACCCCGTCTACCTGGTGCTGACCGCGGGCGTGAACCTGAGCTTCGTCTCGGGCGACCTGTTCAACCTGTTCGTCGGCTTCGAGGTCATGCTGACCGCCAGCTACGCGCTGATCACCCAGGCCCCCACCCGCGCGCGGGTGCGCGCCAGCATGGTCTACACCACCGTCAGCCTCACCTCCTCGATCCTGTTCCTGACCGGCATCGCGCTGGTATACGCCCTGACCGGAACCGTGAACATGGCCGACGTCGCGGAGAAGCTCGGCGCGGCCCCGCCCGCCCTGCGCATGGTGCTGGCCCTGCTGTTTCTGGTGGTGTTCGGCATCAAGGCCGCGATCGTGCCCATGCACTTCTGGCTGCCCGACAGCTACCCGGTGGCGCTCACCCGGATCTCCGCGATCTTCGCCGCGCTGCTGACCAAGGTCGCGGTGTACGCCATCATCCGCACCCAGACCCTGCTGTTCGCGCGCGACGACACCTCCGCCGTCCTCATGGCGGTCGCCGTCGTCACGATGGTCGTCGGCATCCTGGGGGCGCTCGTGCAGTCCGACATCAACCGGATCATGTCGTTCGCCCTGGTCAGCCACATCGGGTTCATGGTCTTCGGACTGGCCCTCAACACCGTCGCCGGACTGGCCGGAGCCGTGGTCTACCTGGTGCACCACATCGTGGTCCAGGCGACGCTGTTCCTGGTCAACGGACTGATCCGGCAGTACGTCGGACACACCTCGCTCACCGACATCCGCGGACTGACCGCGGTGTCCCCGGCCCTGGCGGTGTTCTTCTTCCTGCCCGCGCTCAGTCTGGCCGGTCTGCCGCCCATGTCGGGATTTGTCGCCAAGGTCGCGCTGTTCGAGGCCGGAGTCGCCACGGGCGGCGCACTGGCGTGGGCCGGAGTCGCGGCGGGCGTACTGACCAGCCTGCTCACGCTCATCGCGGTCGTCCGTGTGTGGACCAGGGCCTTCTGGGGCACCCCGCGCCCCGACATGCTGGAGGCCCGTGAGCAGTTGCGCACCGGCTCCAACCGGGGCGGACTGCGGATCATGACCGCGACGACCGGGGCGATGGTCGCGGTCGGTCTGGCGGTGGCGCTCATGGCGGGACCGCTGACCCGCGTCGGCCTCACCGCCGCCGAGGGACTGCTGGACGGTGACGCCTACGTCGCCGCCGTGCTCGGAGAGGGGGCGCGATGA
- a CDS encoding sodium:proton antiporter: MSTPSLLLVAAVAVLYSSGFYLLLQRSLMRVVFGIIILGHAANLSLLLTDTAITLPPLLGGEPGAQLSDPLPHAMALTAIVITFGVTTFLLALAYRVWLGDENDEVPDDLEDRRISRLREPEDSS, translated from the coding sequence ATGAGCACTCCCAGCCTCCTCCTCGTCGCCGCCGTGGCCGTCCTCTACTCCAGTGGCTTCTACCTGCTGCTGCAGCGCTCCCTCATGCGCGTGGTGTTCGGGATCATCATCCTCGGCCACGCCGCGAACCTCTCCCTGCTGCTCACCGACACGGCCATCACCCTGCCGCCGCTGCTCGGCGGAGAGCCGGGGGCGCAACTGTCCGACCCCCTGCCGCACGCGATGGCGCTGACCGCCATCGTCATCACCTTCGGCGTCACCACCTTCCTGCTGGCCCTGGCCTACCGGGTCTGGCTGGGCGACGAGAACGACGAGGTGCCCGACGACCTGGAGGACCGCCGCATCAGCCGACTGAGGGAACCGGAGGACTCCTCGTGA
- a CDS encoding MnhB domain-containing protein: MPADPSRTGRPLVAGPGAPDDSSGPPESWEAPRERWLSTVIRPAFGPRSVLLEVVTRLLIPPILLFSVFLLVSGHNQPGGGFAGGLVASMAYVLRYIAGGRHELLAGLPMRPNGLLAIGTLMGCATAGLPLLAGRPVFDSVKREFTLPVFGEVKLLSALLFETGVYLIVVGLVLSVVAALGARMEAEEEEARIEKRERTALLRRRAAARAAAPPPAPPTTGEEPPR; this comes from the coding sequence ATGCCCGCCGACCCTTCCCGAACCGGCCGCCCCCTCGTCGCGGGACCGGGCGCGCCCGACGACTCCAGCGGCCCGCCCGAGAGTTGGGAGGCGCCGCGCGAGCGCTGGCTGAGCACCGTGATCCGCCCGGCGTTCGGTCCGCGCTCGGTGCTGCTGGAGGTCGTCACCCGCCTGCTGATCCCCCCGATCCTGCTGTTCTCGGTGTTCCTGCTGGTCTCGGGCCACAACCAGCCGGGCGGCGGATTCGCCGGGGGACTCGTGGCCAGCATGGCCTACGTGCTGCGCTACATCGCCGGGGGCCGCCACGAACTCCTGGCCGGACTGCCGATGCGTCCCAACGGGCTGCTGGCCATCGGGACGCTGATGGGCTGCGCGACGGCGGGACTGCCGCTGCTGGCGGGCCGCCCCGTGTTCGACAGCGTCAAACGGGAGTTCACCCTCCCGGTGTTCGGCGAGGTCAAACTGCTCAGCGCGCTCCTGTTCGAGACGGGGGTCTACCTGATCGTGGTCGGCCTGGTCCTGTCCGTGGTCGCCGCCCTCGGCGCCCGCATGGAGGCCGAGGAGGAAGAGGCCCGCATCGAGAAGCGGGAACGGACCGCGCTCCTGCGCCGCCGCGCCGCCGCGCGGGCCGCGGCGCCCCCGCCCGCGCCCCCGACCACCGGGGAGGAGCCGCCGCGATGA
- the mbhE gene encoding hydrogen gas-evolving membrane-bound hydrogenase subunit E — protein sequence MLLPFVIAIHALTAVVAPPLVRILGPRAFAVAALPLGLTAVWALVRAPGIIRGRPIEVSVPWAPSLGILLDFRVDALSVAMVLLVSGVGSVIFCYAAAYFHRGERALGRLVGVLVLFAGSMFGVVTADNLFALYVFWELTSVSSFLLVAHADQRESARRAATQALVTTAGFGLLMLVGFLLLGHVGGTYRISELVASPPTDSPWLPVALVLILAGAFAKSAQAPLHYWLPGAMVAPTPVSAYLHAAAMVKGGVYLVARLAPGFADVDPWRPLVLCFGLATMILGGWRALRQDDLKLLLAYGTVSQLGMLTVLAGAGTHTAAVAAVGVLLAHGLFKAALFLTVGVIDHQVGTRSISRLTGLGRRMPVLAVAAALAAASMAGLPPMLGFVGKEAALGAFVPGAQPGPATPVAVAVLAGLVLGSLLTFAYSARFLWGAFADKDTVSPVPFSPPGRAFTAAPVALAAAGLLLGAAASRTVDPLAQAYAAPFTAPDGHPHHLALWHGPTPALALTALVVAAGALLFWRRRAVTRLQNAMPNWYEAEAGYNAVLDAVRWTAFHVTGRTQTGSLPVYLGIILATVLALPGLRLVTALVGGEVPVPTAGDGLRLWDNPLEVVVALIVTVTAVATVREHRRFPSLILISTLGFGVAGLFVLHGAPDLALTLVLVETLTTIILVFVLRRLPATFTTRPNGWPKRLTVLMCAAAGTFAAASLWLMAHARTHEPISLGYTGRAAEAGGDNLVNIILADFRALDTLGEVVVLATAAVAVASLVLLNRRDRVARESAAGAEEDAAELIPEAAPGAGAAAPVVAPEASRPDDSRGHGPKED from the coding sequence ATGCTGCTGCCCTTCGTCATCGCGATCCACGCGCTCACCGCCGTCGTGGCGCCGCCGCTGGTCCGCATCCTGGGGCCCCGTGCGTTCGCGGTGGCCGCACTGCCCCTGGGACTGACAGCGGTCTGGGCCCTGGTGCGGGCGCCCGGCATCATCCGGGGCCGACCGATCGAGGTCTCCGTCCCCTGGGCGCCGTCCCTGGGCATCCTCCTCGACTTCCGCGTCGACGCGCTCTCGGTGGCCATGGTGCTGCTGGTGTCCGGCGTGGGCTCGGTGATCTTCTGCTACGCCGCCGCCTACTTCCACCGGGGAGAACGCGCTCTGGGCCGCCTCGTCGGCGTCCTCGTGCTGTTCGCCGGGTCCATGTTCGGCGTGGTCACCGCCGACAACCTCTTCGCGCTCTACGTCTTCTGGGAACTGACCTCCGTCTCCTCTTTCCTGCTGGTCGCCCACGCCGACCAGCGGGAGAGCGCCCGGCGCGCCGCCACCCAGGCGCTGGTCACCACGGCCGGATTCGGCCTGCTCATGCTGGTCGGCTTCCTCCTCCTGGGCCACGTCGGCGGCACCTACCGCATCTCCGAACTGGTCGCCTCCCCGCCGACGGACAGCCCCTGGCTGCCCGTGGCCCTGGTGCTGATCCTGGCCGGAGCGTTCGCCAAGTCCGCCCAGGCGCCCCTGCACTACTGGCTGCCCGGGGCGATGGTGGCGCCCACACCGGTCAGCGCCTACCTGCACGCGGCGGCCATGGTCAAGGGCGGCGTCTACCTCGTCGCGCGTCTGGCCCCCGGATTCGCCGACGTCGACCCCTGGCGCCCGCTGGTCCTCTGCTTCGGACTGGCCACCATGATCCTGGGCGGCTGGCGGGCGCTGCGCCAGGACGACCTCAAACTCCTGCTCGCCTACGGAACCGTCAGCCAACTCGGCATGCTCACCGTGCTCGCGGGAGCCGGAACGCACACCGCCGCGGTCGCGGCCGTCGGCGTGCTGCTGGCCCACGGCCTGTTCAAGGCCGCGCTGTTCCTCACCGTGGGCGTCATCGACCACCAGGTGGGCACCCGCAGTATCAGCCGCCTCACCGGGCTGGGCCGCCGCATGCCGGTGCTGGCCGTCGCGGCCGCCCTGGCCGCCGCCTCCATGGCCGGGCTGCCCCCGATGCTGGGCTTCGTGGGCAAGGAGGCCGCGCTGGGGGCGTTCGTCCCCGGAGCCCAGCCCGGACCGGCCACTCCGGTCGCGGTCGCCGTACTCGCCGGTCTGGTTCTCGGCTCCCTCCTGACCTTCGCCTACAGCGCCCGGTTCCTGTGGGGGGCGTTCGCCGACAAGGACACCGTCTCACCGGTTCCCTTCTCCCCGCCCGGCCGCGCCTTCACCGCGGCGCCCGTCGCGCTCGCCGCGGCCGGACTGCTCCTCGGGGCCGCGGCCTCCCGCACGGTCGACCCGCTCGCCCAGGCCTACGCCGCACCGTTCACCGCCCCCGACGGCCACCCCCACCACCTGGCGCTGTGGCACGGGCCCACCCCGGCGCTGGCGCTGACCGCCCTGGTGGTCGCCGCGGGCGCGCTGCTGTTCTGGAGGCGCCGGGCCGTGACCCGCCTCCAGAACGCCATGCCGAACTGGTACGAGGCCGAGGCCGGGTACAACGCCGTGCTCGACGCCGTCAGGTGGACGGCCTTCCACGTCACCGGACGCACCCAGACCGGATCGCTGCCGGTCTACCTCGGCATCATCCTGGCCACCGTGCTGGCACTGCCCGGCCTCCGGCTGGTCACGGCGCTGGTCGGCGGCGAGGTGCCGGTTCCCACCGCCGGCGACGGCCTGCGCCTGTGGGACAACCCCCTGGAGGTGGTCGTCGCCCTCATCGTCACGGTCACCGCGGTGGCCACGGTGCGCGAACACCGCCGCTTCCCCTCGCTCATCCTGATCAGCACCCTGGGCTTCGGCGTCGCCGGACTGTTCGTGCTGCACGGCGCCCCCGACCTGGCGCTGACACTGGTCCTCGTCGAGACCCTCACCACGATCATCCTGGTGTTCGTGCTGCGGCGGCTGCCCGCCACCTTCACCACCCGCCCCAACGGCTGGCCGAAACGGCTGACCGTGCTCATGTGCGCCGCGGCCGGAACCTTCGCCGCCGCCTCGCTGTGGCTGATGGCGCACGCCCGCACCCACGAACCGATCTCGCTCGGATACACCGGCCGCGCCGCGGAGGCGGGCGGGGACAACCTGGTCAACATCATCCTCGCCGACTTCCGGGCGCTGGACACCCTCGGCGAGGTCGTGGTGCTGGCCACCGCCGCGGTCGCGGTCGCCTCACTCGTCCTGCTCAACCGGCGCGACCGCGTCGCGCGCGAGTCCGCCGCCGGAGCCGAGGAGGACGCCGCCGAGCTGATCCCCGAAGCGGCCCCCGGCGCGGGCGCGGCGGCGCCGGTCGTCGCTCCCGAGGCCTCCCGCCCCGACGACTCCCGCGGCCACGGCCCGAAGGAGGACTGA